The Chiloscyllium punctatum isolate Juve2018m chromosome 2, sChiPun1.3, whole genome shotgun sequence genome has a window encoding:
- the LOC140495489 gene encoding N(4)-(Beta-N-acetylglucosaminyl)-L-asparaginase-like: MGSPGYVPLILALSASCFLAASQLPLAVTTWPYHSAVQTAWNTLQSGGSALDAVEEGCSRCEIDQCRGTVGYGGNPDEHGETTLDAMIMNGDTMEAGGVGQLRRIKSAIRVARAVMEHTSHSLLVGESASEFAQNMGFPSEDLTTNKSLSMHADWLNQRCQPNFWKNVVPNAETSCGPYKPMKGPLSKQNRISAQLGNIHNHDTIGMVVIDKTGSVAAGTSTNGLSHKIPGRVGDSPIVGAGAYADSTAGAAAATGIGDIMMRFLPSYQAVEYMRMGIEPARACQKTINRIQKYYPQMFGALICANRTGGYGAACSKSPELVQFHFMVYNPSKVSEEIVDCI; this comes from the exons ATGGGATCCCCGGGCTACGTTCCACTGATCCTCGCGCTCAGCGCTTCCTGCTTCCTTGCGGCCTCTCAGCTCCCCCTGGCCGTTACTACCTGGCCTTACCACAGTGCTGTGCAGACAG CATGGAACACACTTCAGTCTGGAGGCTCTGCATTGGATGCAGTAGAGGAAGGTTGCAGTCGATGTGAGATCGACCAGTGTCGAGGTACTGTGGGTTACGGAGGAAACCCGGATGAGCATGGGGAGACAACATTAGATGCCATGATTATGAATGG TGATACAATGGAGGCTGGAGGAGTTGGGCAGCTTCGAAGGATTAAAAGTGCGATTCGTGTTGCTCGAGCAGTGATGGAACACACCAGTCATTCACTGTTGGTGGGAGAATCAG CTTCAGAATTTGCTCAGAATATGGGTTTCCCAAGTGAAGATTTAACAACAAACAAATCTCTGTCCATGCATGCAGACTGGCTGAACCAAAGATGTCAACCTAATTTCTGGAAA AATGTTGTACCAAATGCAGAAACTTCCTGTGGGCCATACAAACCAATGAAGGGTCCACTGTCCAAACAGAACAGAATATCAGCACAGCTTGGCAATATTCATAACCATGACACCATTG GAATGGTTGTGATTGACAAGACTGGAAGTGTAGCTGCTGGGACGTCTACTAATGGCCTATCACACAAAATCCCAGG CCGTGTGGGAGATTCACCAATAGTTGGGGCAGGTGCTTATGCCGATAGCACAGCTGGAGCTGCAGCTGCTACAGGGATTGGAGATATTATGATGCGGTTTCTCCCAAG TTATCAAGCAGTGGAGTATATGCGGATGGGAATTGAACCAGCCAGAGCTTGTCAGAAGACGATTAACAGAATTCAAAAATATTATCCACAGATGTTTGGTGCCCTTATCTGTGCAAACAGAACTGGGGGTTATG